One Fusarium poae strain DAOMC 252244 chromosome 4, whole genome shotgun sequence DNA window includes the following coding sequences:
- a CDS encoding hypothetical protein (SECRETED:SignalP(1-16)): protein MKLQLSLLGLVVLAFAKPQDPPVSSAPAEPPAEPPAEPPAPVPVPIPSSMPTPPTSPVPAPPADPAPAPPPADPTSEPIPDGPICECGYTYCAAVLKAMAKPWNDGQLSTAYCETPNAVCKNESPGSNIENALFICLCAEPDQKVGNHIELLCGCDACLNVGPDFRGRCKSPCRAGRGAKGGGGGKGGDRVRGSNQMRFW, encoded by the exons ATGAAGCTTCaactttctcttcttggacTGGTTGTCCTGGCCTTTGCAAAGCCACAGGATCCTCCAGTATCCTCTGCACCAGCTGAGCCTCCCGCTGAACCACCAGCTGAACCTCCAGCTCCGGTTCCCGTCCCAATTCCCTCTTCTATGCCAACACCTCCAACATCTCCAGTACCTGCTCCTCCAGCTGATCCAGCTCCAGCCCCTCCACCTGCCGACCCAACTAGTGAACCTATCCCAGACGGACCAATCTGCGAGTGTGGATATACCTACTGTGCTGCAGTTCTCAAAGCAATGG CAAAACCATGGAATGATGGTCAACTGTCAACTGCGTACTGCGAGACCCCTAATGCAGTTTGCAAAAACGAGTCCCCGGGTAGCAACATCGAGAATGCTCTGTTCATTTGTCTCTGCGCCGAACCCGACCAAAAGGTTGGAAACCACATTGAGCTTTTGTGCGGTTGTGATGCGTGTCTCAATGTTGGGCCGGACTTTAGAGGTCGTTGCAAGAGTCCTTGTAGAGCTGGTCGCGGAGCAAagggaggtggtggtgggaaaGGAGGTGATAGAGTCAGAGGAAGCAATCAGATGAGATTTTGGTAG